The Sus scrofa isolate TJ Tabasco breed Duroc chromosome X, Sscrofa11.1, whole genome shotgun sequence genome has a segment encoding these proteins:
- the BEX1 gene encoding brain expressed, X-linked 1 — translation MASKEEQQAVKNLSMENTTKENEKKEEKGQDANKGEPLALPVEAGDNCVPRGNRRRFRVRQPILQYRWDMTQRLGEPQARMREENMERIGEEVRLLMEKLREKQLSHSLRAVSTDPPHHDHHDEFCLMP, via the coding sequence ATGGCGTCCAAAGAGGAGCAGCAAGCAGTGAAAAATCTCAGCATGGAAAATACCACcaaggagaatgaaaaaaaagaagaaaaggggcaaGATGCTAATAAAGGAGAGCCTTTGGCCCTCCCTGTGGAAGCTGGTGATAATTGCGTACCTAGAGGAAATCGTAGGCGGTTCCGTGTGAGGCAGCCTATCCTGCAGTATAGATGGGATATGACGCAGAGGCTTGGAGAGCCACAGGCAAGGATGAGAGAAGAGAATATGGAAAGGATTGGGGAGGAGGTGAGGCTGCTGATGGAAAAGCTGAGGGAAAAGCAGTTGAGTCATAGTCTTCGGGCAGTTAGCACTGACCCCCCTCACCATGACCATCACGATGAGTTTTGCCTTATGCCTTAA
- the TCEAL7 gene encoding transcription elongation factor A protein-like 7, translated as MQKSCKENEGKSKCSVPKREEERPYGEFERQQTEGNFRQRLLQSLEEFKEDIDYRHFRDEEMTREGDEMERCLEEIRGLRRKFRALHSNYRHSRGGPYPI; from the coding sequence ATGCAAAAATCCTGCAAAGAAAACGAAGGAAAGTCCAAGTGCAGCGTgccaaagagagaggaagaacgcCCCTATGGAGAATTTGAACGCCAGCAAACAGAAGGGAATTTTAGGCAAAGGCTGCTTCAGTCTCTCGAGGAATTTAAAGAGGACATAGACTATAGGCATTTTAGGGATGAAGAAATGACAAGAGAGGGAGATGAGATGGAAAGGTGTTTGGAAGAGATAAGGGGTCTGAGAAGGAAATTTAGGGCTCTGCATTCTAACTATAGGCATTCTCGTGGGGGTCCTTATCCCATTTAA